A genomic segment from Drosophila miranda strain MSH22 chromosome 3, D.miranda_PacBio2.1, whole genome shotgun sequence encodes:
- the LOC108158090 gene encoding uncharacterized protein LOC108158090 isoform X20 has protein sequence MDFTLGLITGVYAVLAVIVFYVVYVIEVKLDLPAIVNGSNSNSNNNNNGDSESLADISQTRLRSLIETIIAETLRNSALSVSGAVSEISLDTRSLAAELPNNGNGQKRRHRTEHYFEPKIYQDLLATAVLNKIADKEGNTRLISVSTPDLSGHLIDENYNAEALSTTSGSSIEPRSDCSLTDHELALDTGKSQSLQADLERESVLSDYIAAHMVPLPDFSASVTESEDDVGSISSSMIGDGTWEDNWLFKKKRSSVQSSVTPSSIGMLVPAPMENVRAQIGDRTADEVSDLSELGSDVEDNSLDLLRCNDLNDRLLSKHLIGGQNTKLVLDELVDRTSLISHTLPEEHEPAFTETTNTFVVASSAAPSDIIVSLPSPMVFQDDSLNEELVQTPIAGSIAEREVKKWYNAVEMPNNPYAPDALKQRISGTQERYMDVPNISPSAEQKALAAALTEDGDPAPPSTDYQRYSRDYYINNAPNGTEVNGIVRRASSGAEKQPSAEDVEQDIVITEVNQPEPLPPHGRILSSAQSNAPDLSHWTLSTPVRRSSSLKFINKRPSPSLTPVPINDYERPSTSASHYRDTSLGLDDEDFDVRSHRSWRSSIGQFGYGSASTLPKRRTQSSLSLHSNGSGVSFGSSASKKRQAGPSSGVLTQFEKQLLHKDLKRNSFRAVSATSKDFVMNPLFENEAKLALRPDTEDPGDSGVDSCLNGFSGADADAKYSNNSLLF, from the exons ATGGACTTTACTTTGGGCCTAATCACGGGCGTGTATGCCGTTCTGGCCGTTATTGTCTTTTACGTTGTTTACGTCATTGAGGTGAAATTAG ATCTGCCGGCCATTGTCAAtgggagcaacagcaacagcaacaataacaacaatgGAGACTCCGAGTCTCTGGCAGACATCTCGCAGACCCGTCTACGGAGTCTCATCGAGACCATCATAGCGGAGACGCTGCGCAACAGTGCCCTGAGCGTGAGCGGAGCCGTCTCGGAGATCAGCCTGGACACCCGCTCGCTGGCCGCCGAGCTGCCGAACAATGGGAATGGGCAGAAGCGCCGACATCGCACGGAGCACTACTTCGAGCCGAAGATTTATCAGGATCTGCTGGCCACAGCGGTGCTCAATAAG ATTGCCGATAAGGAAGGGAACACAAGGTTAATATCGGTGAGCACACCAGACTTGAGTGGTCACCTCATTGATGAGAATTACAATGCCGAAGCGTTGAGCACCACGTCCGGTAGTTCCATTGAGCCCCGAAGCGATTGCAGCCTCACCGACCATGAATTGGCCCTGGAT ACTGGCAAATCCCAGTCCCTGCAGGCGGATTTGGAGCGTGAATCGGTTTTGAGTGATTATATAGCCGCCCACATGGTTCCCCTTCCGGACTTTTCGGCATCTGTTACTGAATCGGAGGATG ATGTTGGATCAATCTCCTCGAGCATGATCGGCGATGGCACTTGGGAGGATAACTGGCTATTCAAGAAGAAACGCAGCTCCGTGCAGAGCTCGGTCACGCCGAGCAGCATTGGCATGCTGGTGCCGGCTCCCATGGAGAATGTGCGTGCCCAAATCGGCGATAGGACTGCGGACGAGGTCAGCGATCTGTCGGAGCTGGGATCGGATGTGGAGGACAATTCGCTTGATTTGCTGCGCTGCAACGATCTAAACGATCGCCTGCTGAGCAAGCATCTGATCGGTGGTCAGAACACAAAACTTGTGCTAGACGAGCTCGTAGATCGGACCAGCCTGATCTCCCACACCCTACCGGAGGAGCATGAGCCCGCATTTACGGAAACCACAAACACGTTCGTCGTAGCATCCTCGGCCGCGCCATCTGATATTATAGTTTCACTACCATCACCCATGGTGTTTCAAGATGACTCACTGAACGAGGAGCTGGTCCAGACTCCCATTGCAG GTTCCATTGCTGAGCGCGAGGTCAAGAAGTGGTACAATGCCGTCGAAATGCCCAACAACCCTTATGCGCCCGACGCTCTGAAGCAGCGTATCAGTGGCACCCAGGAGCGGTACATGGATGTGCCAAATATCAGTCCCAGTGCCGAGCAGAAGGCTCTGGCCGCCGCCCTCACTGAAGATGGCGACCCGGCGCCACCTTCAACCGACTACCAACG CTACAGCCGCGACTACTACATCAACAATGCCCCCAATGGCACAGAAGTAAACGGAATCGTACGGAGAGCATCGTCCGGCGCAGAGAAGCAGCCGTCCGCAGAGGATGTTGAGCAGGACATAGTTATCACCGAGGTAAATCAACCAGAACCACTACCACCGCATGGCCGCATTTTAAGTAGCGCTCAAAGTAACGCGCCTGACCTCTCTCATTGGACACTGTCCACACCAGTGCGCCGTAGCAGTTCGCTAAAATTCATTAACAAGCGTCCATCCCCCTCATTAACGCCCGTCCCCATCAATGACTACGAGCGTCCTTCCACTTCAGCGTCGCACTACCGCGACACGAGCTTAGGGCTAGACGACGAGGACTTTGATGTGCGCTCCCACCGCTCCTGGCGTAGCAGCATTGGCCAGTTTGGCTATGGGTCCGCCAGCACTCTGCCCAAGCGTCGCACCCAGTCCAGTCTGAGCCTGCATAGCAATGGGAGCGGGGTCTCCTTCGGCTCGTCCGCGTCCAAGAAGCGCCAGGCTGGCCCCTCGTCCGGGGTTCTCACACAGTTCGAGAAGCAGTTGCTTCACAAAGACCTCAAGCGCAACAGTTTCCGTGCGGTGTCTGCCACCTCGAAGGATTTCGTGATGAATCCCCTATTCGAGAACGAGGCCAAGCTTGCGCTCAGGCCGGACACAGAGGACCCGGGGGACTCGGGAGTCGATAGCTGCCTAAACGGCTTCAGCGGTGCGGACGCGGACGCCAAGTACAGTAACAATAGTTTACTCTTCTAG